Proteins from one Scyliorhinus canicula chromosome 6, sScyCan1.1, whole genome shotgun sequence genomic window:
- the LOC119966807 gene encoding solute carrier family 35 member D3 — protein MQCCKGRALGISVAVAHGVFSGSLNILLKLLISRYSFLFLTLLQCLTSSTAALTLELLRRLGKVDVPPFSFSLAKVFGSVTLLSTLQSCLTLWSLRGLSLPMYVVFKRCLPLVTLIIGVFVLRNGVPTLGVSAAVFLTTCGAALAGAGDLSGEPVSYVTAVFAVLVHAAYLVVIQKTGHEHSFGALTAQYTIAVSASPVLLLCSFASLDAIHIWTYPGWQDAAVGCTFASCILLGCLMNFTTLHCTYINSAVTTSFVGVVKSIVTITVGMLAFKDMEPTTLFIAGVVVNTVGSITYCIAKYLETKQQAKYDDLEGLCQESPPSGSPTPTPQLDGQQPHAQALQNGSVPAMPAAADSAKLTENYIGVWRLLRHLRVFRQDPPSHQPQ, from the exons ATGCAGTGCTGCAAGGGTCGTGCGCTGGGCATCTCGGTGGCGGTGGCCCACGGAGTGTTCTCCGGCTCTCTCAACATCCTCCTGAAGCTGCTCATTTCCCGCTACAGCTTCCTCTTCCTGACGCTGCTGCAGTGCCTGACCAGCAGCACCGCCGCCCTCACCCTGGAGCTGCTCCGAAGGCTGGGCAAAGTCGACGTGCCGCCCTTCAGCTTCAGCCTGGCCAAAGTGTTCGGCAGTGTCACGCTGCTgtccaccctccagtcctgcctCACCCTCTGGTCGCTGCGGGGTCTCAGCCTCCCCATGTACGTTGTGTTCAAGCGCTGCCTACCTCTGGTCACTTTAATCATTGGAGTGTTTGTGCTGAGGAACGGCGTCCCCACTCTGGGTGTCAGTGCAGCCGTCTTCCTCACTACCTGCGGGGCTGCGCTGGCAG GAGCCGGTGATCTGTCCGGGGAGCCAGTCAGCTATGTGACCGCGGTGTTTGCAGTGCTGGTCCACGCTGCCTATCTGGTGGTCATCCAGAAGACGGGCCATGAGCACTCGTTCGGCGCCCTGACCGCCCAGTACACCATCGCCGTGAGCGCCTCGCCCGTCCTCCTGCTCTGCAGCTTCGCCAGCCTGGACGCCATCCACATCTGGACGTACCCGGGCTGGCAGGACGCCGCCGTGGGCTGCACCTTCGCCTCCTGCATCCTGCTCGGCTGCCTCATGAACTTCACCACCCTGCACTGCACCTACATCAACTCGGCCGTCACCACCAGCTTCGTAGGGGTGGTCAAGAGCATCGTCACCATCACGGTGGGCATGCTGGCTTTCAAAGACATGGAGCCCACCACCCTCTTCATCGCTGGCGTGGTGGTGAACACGGTGGGCTCCATCACCTACTGCATCGCCAAATACTTGGAGACCAAGCAGCAGGCCAAGTACGATGACCTGGAAGGACTGTGCCAGGAATCTCCCCCGAGCGGCTCCCCCACGCCCACCCCTCAGCTGGATGGGCAGCAGCCACATGCCCAGGCCCTGCAGAATGGCAGCGTGCCAGCAATGCCCGCAGCTGCTGACAGCGCCAAACTTACTGAGAACTACATCGGAGTCTGGAGGCTATTGAGACATTTACGGGTTTTCAGGCAAGATCCTCCAAGTCACCAACCCCAATAA